The Clupea harengus unplaced genomic scaffold, Ch_v2.0.2, whole genome shotgun sequence genome contains the following window.
CAAAATACAGTCCTAGCTCTGTTAAAACTCTCGGCACTGTTactgaaaaagaacaaaaacactttTTGAGCATCACCTTCTGGAGTAGAATGGGGGCATCATGCGATATGATACTTTACTGACATATAATTTTCCACCCTGTAACATGATTTGACAACATCTCAAACAATTTGTTCATGTACTTTAACAATTATGTCTTAGACACCCAATCTGATAAAAAAATACTGAATGTTTCCAAGGACAGTGGCTTGTCATTTTGGTATATTTCACGAACCCTGGTTAGAGATTCACAGTGCTCGCATCAATGCTGATAGAATATCCCTCGTAGAAAAACACATGAGGCTTCAGGTTCCAGTCACGGCTCCTGGCACACAAACAGCTGTGTTGATGATACGGCCTTTGCAGCCATGCATAGTAAATACACAACACCAGGAGGTAGAAATAGTCACCTGACACATTTGCATTTGCAACATTAATGGTTAAAGATGTCaagctaaaaaagaaaaagaaaaatgataaCAATAACCCTATGTACTGTAACTGACATTTTGTCACTTAGTGACAACCTGCTGCCCTCTTGCAGTGATGCTGACAACAACACACCAATCAAATCTCAGCACTGCATCTTGTCTTACTGTAACACGTACCTATCAAACACATATAAtgtgtttctctccatcactcactcaagGTCACTGTTTTGCTAAAAAAAAGTGTATCGACCTCTTCAAAGTATACTCTGTCTGAAGTTAGGAGGTAGTGGAGCATTTTGGCAGGAAACTCCACTCTTTACACCTCAGATGGATCACAAATGGATAACTGATGACGTCAACACACCTCCTACCTATGTTCAAACTCTAGACTGAACATCTGATGAGATCACAATTCATTCAAATGTTCTCTAAGAGTTTCCTTTTGTCCATCTACTTCCTAGCTTCTTCATCATAACAAAAGACATAAATTACCCtcttcttaaaaaaaatcacttcacTATCTCAACTCTCGGGATTCCATGATGAAAAGTAAGAAGCATCATCCCTAAAAACATATCTCCATCGAAGGCATGAGACCAATTCAACCTTTTACGCAAGTGTCAAACAATTAAATAGGTTTATAAAAAATTGCCCTTACACAACATAGTGCATAACATTGCTTGcttgcctttttttttgttgcttttctTCAATTTCATACAGTTCCTATTTTACAAAACCTGCAGTGATTTTCATAGAAAAATACCCACTGTTCTATAAAATATACACACTTTTATTTTTCTTGGCAGCTTCACTCTATGTCAGCATTGTCTGAGCTCTGCATccctttgtgttttgtgtttggtttgACTGATCCGGAAGCAGTTCATGAGGAGCTAGATTCCAGTCCGGTAGGCCAGTGACCCACTGCAGGGGAGCGTTAGTCCTTTACAAGCCTGTAGACGTGGTACTGGGCCCCATGCTCACTTGTAGacacttcaaaaacaaaagCTATGCACAGAAGGGTCTCCTGGGTGTCTCTGTTTGTCACGACCTGATTAGAgtaagaaaggagaagagattCTATTAGGCTAGTGTTCACCTGGACTAACTTAACCTTAAGTCATTTGATTATAATTTAAATAACTAGCGATTGTTAGAcgccatttatttatttttaatgtatttCAATATATTTAAACTGTGTGATCAAAAACATCCAATATGCACCTGACTGTGCTAGATGCAATATCTGATTCACTGTCATGCCAACCTACGCACACACCTCAGGTATTCTGACACATCTCTGAGCATGGGACTTACCTGTAAGATGGTGAAGTTCTCTAGCACGCTGTTCATCATGTACTTCTCAGGCAGGTGTCTCAGCT
Protein-coding sequences here:
- the LOC122131755 gene encoding protein scalloped — protein: MEGGRYLYRIHRSPMCEYMINFIHKLRHLPEKYMMNSVLENFTILQVVTNRDTQETLLCIAFVFEVSTSEHGAQYHVYRLVKD